One genomic segment of Odocoileus virginianus isolate 20LAN1187 ecotype Illinois chromosome X, Ovbor_1.2, whole genome shotgun sequence includes these proteins:
- the LOC110148011 gene encoding putative P2Y purinoceptor 10 encodes MTYLAEVFKMGNNTSNAENHCSFPNVTFHYSLYATTYILIFIPGLLANSAALWVLCRFISKKNKAIIFMINLSVADLAHVLSLPLRIYYYISHHWPFQRIPCLLCFYLKYLNMYASICFLTCISLQRCFFLLKPFRARDWKRRYDVGISAAIWVIVGTACLPFPIMRSTDLANNTESCFADLGYKKMNAVALVGMITAAELAGFVIPVVIIAWCTWKMTISLRQPPMAFQGINEKQKALRMVYMCAAVFFICFTPYHINFIFYTMVKETIISSCPIVQSTLYFHPFCLCLASLCCLLDPILYYFMASEFRDQLSRHGSSVTRSRLMSRESGSSMIG; translated from the coding sequence ATGACTTATCTTGCTGAAGTATTCAAGATGGGAAACAATACCAGCAATGCTGAGAATCACTGCAGTTTCCCCAATGTGACATTTCATTACTCTCTCTATGCAACCACCTACATCCTCATATTCATCCCTGGTCTGCTGGCCAACAGTGCAGCCTTGTGGGTTCTGTGCCGCTTtatcagcaagaaaaataaagccattatTTTCATGATAAACCTCTCTGTGGCTGACCTTGCCCACGTGTTGTCCTTACCCCTCCGGATTTACTATTACATCAGCCACCATTGGCCTTTCCAGAGGATCCCTTGTCTGCTATGCTTCTACCTGAAGTATCTCAACATGTATGCCAGCATTTGTTTCCTGACATGCATCAGCCTTCAGAGGTGCTTCTTTCTCCTCAAGCCCTTCAGGGCCAGAGACTGGAAGCGTAGGTACGATGTAGGCATCAGTGCTGCCATATGGGTCATCGTGGGTACTGCCTGTTTGCCATTTCCCATCATGAGAAGCACAGACTTAGCCAACAACACTGAGTCCTGCTTTGCTGATCTTGGTTACAAGAAAATGAATGCAGTGGCTTTGGTTGGGATGATTACAGCTGCTGAACTGGCAGGATTTGTGATTCCAGTAGTCATCATTGCATGGTGTACCTGGAAGATGACTATATCCTTGAGACAACCACCTATGGCTTTCCAAGGTATCAATGAAAAGCAGAAAGCACTGAGGATGGTTTACATGTGTGCTGCAGTCTTCTTCATCTGCTTCACTCCTTAtcatattaactttattttttataccaTGGTAAAGGAAACTATCATTAGCAGTTGTCCCATTGTCCAAAGCACACTGTATTTCCATCCTTTTTGTCTATGCCTTGCAAGTCTCTGCTGCCTTTTGGATCCAATTCTCTATTACTTCATGGCCTCAGAGTTTCGTGACCAACTATCTCGCCATGGCAGCTCTGTGACTCGTTCCCGCCTAATGAGCAGGGAGAGTGGTTCATCAATGattggttaa